A genomic stretch from Halobellus sp. LT62 includes:
- a CDS encoding sodium:solute symporter family protein, with protein sequence MVESALLVQLGVVGAYLVVALAVGVFAYRVTGRDAEDYYLASRSIGTGVLLFTTFATLLSAFTFFGGPNLAYASGPEWILVMGLMDGILFAILWYGIGYRQWLIGKAQGYVTLGEMLGDRFGSKRLRALVAGVSIFWLFPYVMLQQMGAGEAIVGLTNGAIPYWIGAAAITLFMIVYVVLAGLRGVAWTDTIQGVFMLGIVWIAVGWVLAAAGGLDAVSASLAETNPEFLSLGGGLYSPQWMIAQAVTIAFGVAMFPQINQRFFVAKDARVLKRSFALWPILVVLLFVPAFLLGSWAAGLGVSVPEGANVVPVLLNAYTPAWFAALVVAGAMAAMMSSSDSMLLSGSSYLTRDLYRPFVNPTASDEREAWIARVGVAAFAIGTFVASLFRPGTLIEIGDTAFGGYAQLAFPVIVALYWPRTTRQGMFAGVLGSQLFYVAHVFVPAVTVGGVSVLGSTYFTWDFALYGMILSLVLTVGVSLVTAAAPDERSETFAVGARAD encoded by the coding sequence ATGGTTGAGTCCGCGCTCCTCGTCCAACTCGGCGTCGTCGGGGCGTATCTCGTCGTCGCGCTCGCGGTCGGCGTCTTCGCGTACCGGGTGACCGGCCGCGACGCCGAGGACTACTACCTCGCGAGTCGATCGATCGGGACCGGCGTGCTCCTGTTTACGACCTTCGCGACGCTGCTCTCGGCGTTCACGTTCTTCGGCGGGCCGAACCTCGCGTACGCGTCCGGCCCCGAGTGGATCCTCGTGATGGGCCTGATGGACGGGATCCTCTTTGCGATCCTCTGGTACGGGATCGGCTACCGGCAGTGGCTCATCGGGAAGGCCCAAGGCTACGTCACACTGGGCGAGATGCTCGGCGATCGCTTCGGCTCGAAGCGCCTCCGCGCGCTCGTCGCGGGCGTCTCGATCTTCTGGCTGTTCCCGTACGTGATGCTCCAGCAGATGGGTGCCGGTGAGGCGATCGTCGGCCTCACGAACGGTGCGATCCCCTACTGGATCGGCGCGGCGGCGATCACGCTGTTTATGATCGTCTACGTCGTCCTCGCGGGGCTTCGCGGCGTCGCGTGGACGGACACGATTCAGGGTGTCTTCATGCTCGGAATCGTCTGGATCGCCGTCGGCTGGGTGCTCGCGGCCGCGGGCGGACTCGACGCGGTGTCGGCCTCCCTAGCGGAGACGAACCCCGAGTTCCTCAGCCTCGGCGGCGGCCTCTACTCGCCGCAGTGGATGATCGCCCAGGCCGTGACGATCGCCTTCGGCGTCGCGATGTTCCCCCAGATCAATCAGCGCTTCTTCGTCGCCAAGGACGCCCGCGTGCTGAAACGGTCGTTCGCGCTGTGGCCGATACTGGTCGTGCTGCTGTTCGTGCCAGCGTTCCTGCTGGGGTCGTGGGCGGCGGGTCTCGGCGTGTCGGTGCCGGAGGGCGCGAACGTCGTGCCCGTGCTGTTGAACGCCTACACGCCCGCGTGGTTCGCCGCGCTCGTCGTCGCCGGCGCGATGGCGGCGATGATGTCTTCCTCCGATTCGATGCTGCTCTCGGGATCGTCGTACCTGACGCGGGACCTCTATCGACCGTTCGTGAACCCGACCGCGAGCGACGAGCGCGAGGCGTGGATCGCCCGGGTCGGCGTCGCCGCGTTCGCGATCGGGACGTTCGTCGCCAGTCTGTTCCGACCGGGCACGCTCATCGAGATCGGCGACACCGCGTTCGGCGGGTACGCCCAGCTGGCCTTCCCGGTGATCGTCGCGCTCTACTGGCCGCGGACGACCCGACAGGGGATGTTCGCCGGTGTCCTCGGCTCACAACTCTTCTACGTCGCCCACGTTTTCGTGCCCGCTGTGACGGTTGGCGGCGTGTCGGTCCTCGGGTCGACGTACTTCACGTGGGACTTCGCGCTCTACGGGATGATCCTCTCGCTGGTGCTCACCGTCGGCGTCTCGCTCGTCACCGCCGCCGCTCCCGACGAGCGCAGCGAGACGTTCGCGGTCGGCGCGCGAGCGGACTGA
- a CDS encoding DUF3311 domain-containing protein, with protein sequence MKRRKTDYLWIGVFAVLVAFAIPWFLWGDAATVLGLPVWLWWHIGWMVIASLAFALFSRGAWDRLMHVDPEEVGFDG encoded by the coding sequence ATGAAGAGACGGAAGACGGATTATCTCTGGATCGGCGTCTTCGCGGTACTCGTCGCGTTCGCTATTCCGTGGTTCCTCTGGGGTGACGCCGCGACAGTGCTCGGACTGCCGGTCTGGCTGTGGTGGCACATCGGCTGGATGGTGATCGCGTCGCTCGCCTTCGCGCTGTTCAGCCGCGGGGCGTGGGATCGGTTGATGCACGTCGACCCCGAGGAGGTGGGATTCGATGGTTGA
- the dnaG gene encoding DNA primase DnaG, which produces MEDTEKYLIHAAITADGIVERSDVVGAIFGQTEGLLGDDLDLRDLQQSSKVGRIDVEIDSQNGQSFGTVTIASSLDRVKTAILAASLETITRVGPCRATVEVTDIEDVREAKRREVVERAKELLSDSFDESVISSTEILDEVKESVRIEDISEYEGLPAGPNVADSDAVVVVEGRADVLTLLSYGIKNAIAVEGTNVPETVANLTQERTTTAFFDGDRGGELILRELRQVGDVDYVAFAPEGRSVEDLKRHEVFAALRDKVSIDAYESAEHAPTVDEDAETTEGERPAEGERSTEGERPDPPRGSPTTDSATPSEPTEPTTRGRPEEHVDAAPEDALDEPIDSPTGEERSGGRDAFALSTNDTAGDRGDPVANGVETTSAEASSGDDETDASTGLSDATDDSADGAEGGEAGTDAEAKPEPSNDATDAETPSPRSLRDHVREVIDGNTGTIRLLDEELSTVEEASAEDAFETLADADPAPYAAVVDGEFTQRLLDVASQRGVEHAVARSTGEFVKKPVGVRLLTADQLAQSVAN; this is translated from the coding sequence ATGGAAGACACCGAAAAATACCTCATACACGCAGCGATCACCGCCGACGGCATCGTCGAGCGGTCCGACGTCGTCGGGGCCATCTTCGGCCAGACCGAGGGACTCCTCGGCGACGACTTGGACCTGCGCGACCTCCAGCAGTCGTCGAAAGTCGGGCGAATCGACGTCGAAATCGACTCGCAGAACGGCCAGTCCTTCGGGACGGTCACCATCGCGAGCAGTCTCGATCGGGTCAAGACCGCGATCCTCGCCGCCTCCCTCGAAACGATCACGCGCGTCGGTCCCTGCCGGGCCACCGTCGAGGTAACCGACATCGAGGACGTCCGCGAGGCCAAGCGCCGCGAGGTCGTCGAGCGCGCGAAGGAACTGCTCTCGGACTCCTTCGACGAGAGCGTGATCTCCTCGACCGAAATTTTAGATGAGGTCAAAGAGAGCGTTCGCATCGAGGACATCAGCGAGTACGAGGGGCTCCCGGCGGGCCCCAACGTCGCCGACTCCGACGCGGTCGTCGTCGTCGAGGGCCGCGCCGACGTCCTGACGCTCCTGAGCTACGGGATCAAGAACGCCATCGCCGTGGAGGGGACTAACGTCCCCGAAACGGTCGCGAACCTCACCCAAGAGCGGACGACGACCGCCTTCTTCGACGGCGACCGCGGCGGCGAGCTCATCCTCCGCGAACTGCGGCAGGTGGGCGACGTCGACTACGTCGCGTTCGCGCCGGAGGGACGCTCCGTCGAGGACCTCAAGCGCCACGAGGTGTTCGCGGCGCTCCGCGATAAGGTTTCGATCGACGCCTACGAGTCCGCAGAGCACGCTCCCACGGTCGACGAGGACGCCGAAACGACCGAGGGCGAACGACCGGCTGAGGGCGAGCGATCGACGGAGGGTGAGCGGCCGGACCCTCCGCGGGGGTCGCCGACGACTGATTCGGCGACCCCATCCGAACCGACGGAGCCGACGACCCGCGGCCGACCGGAAGAGCACGTAGACGCCGCTCCCGAGGACGCTCTCGACGAGCCCATCGATTCGCCCACCGGCGAGGAGCGGTCCGGCGGTCGCGATGCCTTCGCGCTCTCGACGAACGACACCGCCGGAGACCGCGGAGACCCCGTCGCCAACGGCGTCGAAACGACGTCTGCTGAGGCGTCTTCCGGCGACGACGAGACCGATGCCTCGACCGGACTGAGCGATGCGACCGACGACTCCGCGGACGGCGCGGAGGGCGGTGAGGCCGGAACGGACGCCGAGGCGAAGCCCGAACCCAGTAATGACGCGACGGACGCCGAAACTCCCTCGCCGCGCTCGCTCAGAGATCACGTCCGCGAGGTCATCGACGGGAACACCGGGACGATCCGTCTGCTCGACGAGGAGCTCTCGACGGTCGAAGAGGCGTCTGCCGAAGACGCCTTCGAGACGCTCGCCGACGCCGACCCCGCGCCGTACGCGGCGGTCGTCGACGGGGAGTTCACTCAGCGGCTCCTTGACGTCGCGTCTCAGCGGGGAGTCGAACACGCGGTCGCGCGATCGACCGGCGAGTTCGTCAAGAAGCCGGTCGGTGTGCGACTCCTGACGGCGGATCAGCTGGCGCAATCCGTCGCGAACTGA
- a CDS encoding GNAT family N-acetyltransferase produces MIRPAHSADLDALTELQSYLAAPAPELLASVPALGTCLVSVAGGGRTDRPVGYVLVIGDAHIAEVAIHPAYRREGRARALLRAVIADREPGARLTLTVAVDNDAARSLYESVGFEEIGRQSGFYEIEGGERAVDAVVYAYDVPE; encoded by the coding sequence ATGATCCGTCCCGCGCATTCGGCCGATCTCGACGCCCTCACCGAGCTTCAGTCGTATCTCGCCGCGCCCGCGCCGGAGCTGCTCGCGTCGGTGCCGGCGCTCGGGACCTGTCTGGTTTCCGTCGCCGGCGGCGGACGGACAGACCGACCGGTCGGCTATGTGCTCGTCATCGGCGACGCACACATCGCGGAGGTGGCGATCCACCCGGCGTATCGCCGGGAGGGGCGCGCCCGGGCCTTACTCCGAGCGGTGATTGCGGATCGGGAGCCGGGGGCGCGGCTGACCCTGACGGTCGCCGTGGACAACGACGCCGCGCGGTCGCTGTACGAATCGGTAGGGTTCGAGGAGATCGGTCGGCAATCGGGGTTCTACGAGATTGAAGGAGGGGAACGCGCGGTCGACGCAGTAGTGTACGCGTACGACGTCCCCGAGTAG
- a CDS encoding DUF92 domain-containing protein → MQPTLRRASGFALVGTLALAAPVLGRAAFAPFAVIAAVAAFGVTDGPLFELFARPADRREGRLNGLTGFALAAAGLALLATEIGLPVSLFVAAVVVLAYGNLGKRLVAESTDNPFLGATGFIVAGSVAGVGGQAAVAALSQSPILAPRFVFLAVAGTLVAALFREMLFERDDPLVMLSTGLLLWLFDALAVSVGTVDVAAALAVTVGLGYVSYALGAASVAGMLSGVLLGLLVIVFGGIGWFAVLISFFGVGSLSTKYKYDEKKRRGIAEENEGARGTGNVLGNAAVAVLCVICFAASRSVPIDGVIFQYAFAGSMAAALSDTLSSELGGLYDNPRLITTLEPVSPGTDGGVTWQGELFGFLGAAVVAVVALALLPGVSSFGATVIAVGGFLGMTADSVLGATIEGPAFGNEAVNFAATLVGAVVSAVTALALL, encoded by the coding sequence GTGCAACCGACGCTCCGGCGGGCGAGCGGATTCGCCCTGGTGGGGACCCTCGCACTCGCGGCCCCGGTGCTCGGGCGGGCGGCGTTCGCTCCGTTCGCCGTGATCGCCGCCGTCGCGGCGTTCGGCGTGACGGACGGGCCGCTGTTCGAGCTCTTCGCCCGACCGGCCGACAGACGCGAGGGGCGGCTGAACGGGCTCACCGGATTCGCGCTCGCGGCCGCCGGACTCGCGCTGTTGGCGACCGAAATCGGCCTCCCCGTTTCGCTGTTCGTCGCCGCGGTGGTGGTTCTCGCGTACGGGAACCTCGGCAAGCGCCTCGTCGCCGAGTCGACGGACAACCCGTTCCTCGGCGCGACGGGGTTCATCGTCGCGGGAAGCGTCGCGGGGGTCGGGGGACAGGCGGCAGTGGCCGCACTGTCGCAGTCGCCGATTCTCGCCCCTCGGTTCGTCTTTCTCGCCGTTGCGGGCACGCTCGTCGCCGCGCTCTTCCGGGAGATGCTCTTCGAGCGCGACGACCCGCTCGTGATGCTCTCGACCGGGCTCTTGCTGTGGCTGTTCGACGCGCTCGCGGTCTCGGTCGGAACGGTCGACGTAGCCGCCGCGCTCGCCGTCACTGTCGGCCTCGGATACGTCTCGTACGCGCTCGGGGCGGCCTCGGTCGCCGGAATGCTCTCGGGCGTCCTCCTCGGACTCCTCGTGATCGTCTTCGGCGGGATCGGCTGGTTCGCCGTCCTGATCAGCTTCTTCGGCGTCGGCTCGCTCTCGACGAAGTACAAGTACGACGAGAAGAAACGCCGCGGCATCGCAGAAGAGAACGAGGGAGCGAGGGGGACCGGAAACGTCCTCGGCAACGCGGCCGTCGCCGTACTCTGCGTGATCTGCTTCGCCGCGAGTCGGTCGGTCCCGATCGACGGGGTGATCTTCCAGTACGCCTTCGCCGGATCGATGGCGGCCGCCCTGAGCGACACGCTCTCCTCGGAGCTCGGCGGCCTTTACGACAATCCCCGACTCATCACGACGCTGGAACCCGTCTCGCCGGGCACCGACGGCGGCGTCACGTGGCAGGGAGAGCTATTCGGCTTTCTCGGTGCGGCCGTCGTCGCCGTCGTCGCACTGGCTCTCCTCCCGGGGGTCTCGTCGTTCGGCGCGACCGTCATCGCCGTCGGTGGCTTCCTCGGAATGACCGCCGACAGCGTCCTCGGAGCGACGATCGAAGGCCCCGCGTTCGGCAACGAGGCCGTCAACTTCGCGGCGACGCTCGTCGGTGCGGTCGTCAGCGCCGTCACCGCCCTCGCGCTCCTGTGA
- a CDS encoding potassium channel family protein has translation MRRLLRPVAAFLAVVTLGVIGFSSLGGVGVVDALFWLLDPTSIELHFQAHGGPETLTKGYAVVVLSGLIVVGLWIGETVFSAAFGGRIQSELREMQIERDIDQLHGHIIICGYGTFGKTVGRALQTHDLEVVVIERADAEFQRALDDDLLAIQGDARREEVLREAGVKRAATVVGAIDDSNANIQIAMAASQIAPTVREIVRVGDEMYEALARRAGADEVIIPEVASAEQVTETL, from the coding sequence ATGCGGCGGCTCCTACGGCCGGTTGCGGCGTTTCTCGCCGTGGTCACGCTCGGCGTCATCGGGTTCAGTTCGCTGGGCGGTGTCGGCGTGGTCGACGCGCTGTTCTGGCTCCTCGATCCGACGAGCATCGAGTTGCACTTCCAAGCGCACGGCGGCCCGGAGACGCTGACGAAAGGCTACGCCGTCGTCGTGTTATCGGGACTCATCGTCGTCGGTCTCTGGATCGGAGAGACCGTGTTTTCGGCGGCTTTCGGCGGACGGATTCAATCGGAGTTACGAGAGATGCAGATCGAACGCGACATCGACCAGTTGCACGGGCATATCATCATCTGTGGATACGGGACGTTCGGAAAGACGGTGGGAAGGGCCTTGCAGACCCACGATCTCGAGGTGGTCGTGATCGAGCGGGCGGACGCGGAGTTCCAGCGCGCGCTCGACGACGATCTGCTGGCGATTCAGGGCGACGCGCGCCGTGAGGAGGTGCTTCGGGAAGCCGGTGTCAAACGGGCGGCCACCGTCGTCGGCGCGATCGACGACTCGAACGCGAACATCCAGATCGCGATGGCCGCGAGTCAGATCGCCCCGACTGTCAGAGAGATCGTTCGCGTCGGCGACGAGATGTACGAGGCGCTCGCGCGACGCGCCGGGGCCGACGAGGTGATCATTCCCGAGGTCGCGAGCGCAGAGCAGGTGACAGAAACGCTCTGA
- a CDS encoding undecaprenyl diphosphate synthase family protein codes for MGLYDRYLALRHRLHDADAPAHVAVVITERDLLEQGAYETLSTFLGWAFEYGATRVTVSVSVLDEAVIPTLSRELRAIDAPRPVAVREPGDTERADAPIRINIGLGGKREFAAAVRRIAESVESGELAPEDVDADEVEERLVFDDEPDLLIKTGAERLSDFLIWQSVYSELYFTDVNWRDFRKRDYLRAVLDYQNRQRRFGR; via the coding sequence GTGGGACTGTACGACCGCTATCTCGCCCTCCGGCACCGGCTTCACGACGCCGACGCGCCCGCGCACGTGGCCGTCGTCATCACCGAGCGCGACCTCCTCGAACAGGGCGCATACGAGACGCTCTCGACGTTTCTGGGCTGGGCGTTCGAGTACGGCGCGACGCGCGTCACCGTCTCGGTGAGCGTGCTCGACGAGGCCGTGATCCCGACGCTCTCGCGGGAGTTGCGAGCGATCGACGCCCCGCGCCCCGTCGCCGTCCGCGAACCGGGCGACACCGAGCGCGCCGACGCGCCGATCCGCATCAACATCGGTCTGGGGGGCAAGCGGGAGTTCGCTGCCGCCGTGCGACGGATCGCCGAGTCCGTCGAATCGGGCGAACTCGCGCCCGAGGACGTCGACGCCGACGAGGTCGAAGAGCGGCTGGTGTTCGACGACGAGCCCGATCTGTTGATCAAGACGGGTGCCGAGCGGCTCTCTGATTTCCTTATCTGGCAGTCGGTCTACTCCGAACTGTACTTCACCGACGTCAACTGGCGGGACTTCCGCAAGCGCGACTACCTCCGCGCGGTCCTCGACTATCAGAACCGACAGCGTCGGTTCGGTCGGTGA
- the uppS gene encoding polyprenyl diphosphate synthase, which produces MMRWLHRRVSDAYERMLRRQLDTAPTHVAIIQDGNRRYAREHGDDAPEGHREGAKTTERVLEWCDDLGVEELTLYAFSTENFDRPEEELEPLFDLLESKLYEFADADRVHENGVRIGAIGDVERLPERVRDAVDYAESRTAEYDSLRLNIALAYGGRSELLGAARAVARDVADGDIDAESVDVDVVEDRLSEHTTRDVDLIIRTGGDERTSNFLPWHANGNEAAVYFCAPYWPEFSKADFLRGLRTYESREQSWQHSRTERAVALLRAVAETELADARTVAGRLRTKLPSAGAREVAAELERQRGAETGERAD; this is translated from the coding sequence ATGATGCGGTGGCTCCATCGACGCGTTTCCGACGCCTACGAGCGGATGCTCCGCCGACAGCTCGACACCGCGCCGACCCACGTGGCGATCATTCAGGACGGGAACCGGCGATACGCCCGCGAACACGGCGACGACGCCCCCGAGGGCCACCGCGAGGGCGCGAAGACGACCGAGCGGGTGCTGGAGTGGTGCGACGACCTCGGCGTCGAAGAGCTCACCCTGTATGCCTTCTCGACGGAGAACTTCGATCGTCCCGAGGAGGAACTGGAGCCGCTCTTCGACCTGCTGGAGTCGAAGCTCTACGAGTTCGCCGACGCCGACCGGGTCCACGAGAACGGCGTGCGGATCGGCGCGATCGGCGACGTCGAGCGGCTCCCCGAGCGGGTCCGCGACGCCGTCGACTACGCCGAGTCGCGGACGGCCGAGTACGACTCACTCCGACTGAACATCGCGCTGGCGTACGGTGGTCGATCGGAACTGTTGGGCGCGGCCAGAGCCGTCGCTCGCGACGTCGCTGACGGTGATATCGATGCCGAGAGCGTCGACGTCGACGTCGTCGAGGACCGCCTCTCCGAGCACACGACCCGAGACGTCGATCTCATCATCCGCACCGGCGGCGACGAGCGGACCTCGAACTTCCTCCCGTGGCACGCCAACGGCAACGAGGCGGCGGTCTACTTCTGTGCGCCGTACTGGCCGGAGTTCTCGAAGGCCGACTTCCTCCGCGGCCTCCGGACCTACGAGTCCCGCGAGCAGTCGTGGCAGCACTCCCGCACCGAGCGCGCCGTCGCGCTCCTCCGCGCGGTGGCCGAGACAGAGCTCGCCGACGCGCGGACGGTCGCGGGACGGCTCCGAACGAAGCTTCCCTCCGCGGGCGCTCGCGAGGTCGCGGCCGAGTTGGAACGCCAGCGCGGCGCAGAAACCGGCGAGCGCGCGGATTGA
- the serS gene encoding serine--tRNA ligase, which yields MIGRQFLRENPDVVRAALEHKGVEDVDLDRVLAVDEEWRELKQRGDDLRHERNEISSKIGDLKAAGDDEAAEEAIERSQELKAELDDVEARAEELEAELEASLLEIPQIPDDDVPIGEDEDENVERRREGFDDLRTLPEEIVPHYDLGEDLEILDFQRGAKVTGGGFYFTKGDGARLEHALIQFMLDIHREQSYVDVFPPIPVNSRSMTGTGQFPKFTEDAYRIGGANEEPWDDDDLWLCPTAEVPVTNMYRDEILLDEDLPLKLQAYTPNFRREAGEHGTETRGIVRVHQFNKVEMVNFVRPSESEERFEGLVDEAEEVLRRLELPYRILEMCTGDLGFTQRKKYDIEVWAPGDEMDDGPDEGGRWLEVSSVSNFGDFQARRAGLRFRPERHESAEYLHTLNGSGLAIPRVMVAILEYYQNDDGTVTVPEALRPYMGGLEVIEGHDPIGESAVGAGKRD from the coding sequence ATGATCGGGAGACAGTTCCTCCGCGAGAACCCCGACGTGGTTCGCGCGGCCCTGGAACACAAAGGCGTCGAGGACGTCGATCTCGACCGCGTCCTCGCCGTCGACGAGGAGTGGCGCGAGCTCAAACAGCGCGGCGACGACCTGCGGCACGAGCGCAACGAGATCTCCTCGAAGATCGGCGACCTGAAAGCCGCCGGTGACGACGAGGCCGCCGAGGAGGCCATCGAGCGCTCCCAAGAGCTCAAAGCCGAACTCGACGACGTCGAGGCCCGCGCCGAGGAGCTCGAGGCAGAACTCGAAGCGTCGCTGCTCGAAATCCCGCAGATCCCCGACGACGACGTGCCGATCGGCGAGGACGAAGACGAGAACGTCGAGCGCCGCCGCGAGGGGTTCGACGACCTCCGAACGCTCCCCGAGGAGATCGTCCCGCACTACGACCTCGGCGAGGACCTCGAAATCCTCGACTTCCAGCGCGGCGCGAAGGTGACCGGCGGCGGATTCTACTTCACGAAGGGCGACGGCGCGCGCCTCGAACACGCGCTGATCCAGTTTATGCTGGACATCCACCGCGAGCAGAGTTACGTCGACGTCTTCCCGCCGATTCCGGTCAACTCCCGCTCGATGACCGGGACCGGACAGTTCCCGAAGTTCACCGAGGACGCCTACCGGATCGGCGGCGCGAACGAGGAACCGTGGGACGACGACGACCTGTGGCTCTGTCCGACCGCGGAGGTGCCGGTGACGAACATGTACCGCGACGAGATCCTGCTGGACGAGGACCTGCCGCTGAAGCTGCAGGCGTACACGCCGAACTTCCGTCGGGAGGCGGGAGAGCACGGCACCGAGACCCGCGGAATCGTCCGGGTCCACCAGTTCAACAAAGTCGAGATGGTGAACTTCGTCCGGCCGTCGGAGAGCGAGGAGCGCTTCGAGGGCCTCGTCGACGAGGCCGAGGAGGTGCTCCGACGCCTCGAACTCCCCTACCGCATCCTCGAAATGTGCACGGGCGACCTCGGCTTCACCCAGCGCAAGAAGTACGACATCGAGGTCTGGGCTCCGGGCGACGAGATGGACGACGGGCCCGACGAGGGCGGTCGCTGGCTCGAAGTCTCCTCGGTCTCGAACTTCGGCGACTTCCAGGCGCGGCGCGCCGGCCTCCGCTTCCGACCCGAGCGCCACGAGTCCGCGGAGTACCTCCACACCCTGAACGGCTCGGGGCTCGCGATTCCGCGCGTGATGGTCGCGATTCTCGAATACTACCAGAACGACGACGGGACGGTGACGGTCCCCGAGGCGCTCCGTCCGTATATGGGCGGTCTCGAAGTCATCGAGGGCCACGATCCCATCGGCGAATCCGCGGTCGGTGCCGGCAAGCGGGACTGA
- a CDS encoding HalOD1 output domain-containing protein, producing MIDRTPDERPNGAGAWQIIAHHDFDGQTELDATIVTALDEERCCEDPPLYSVVDTEPAERFLRSVDGDDASVVFAIGERTIRVRADGTVAVRDDSLSPK from the coding sequence GTGATCGACCGAACGCCGGACGAAAGACCGAACGGGGCGGGAGCGTGGCAAATCATTGCACACCACGACTTCGACGGACAGACGGAACTCGACGCGACGATCGTGACCGCACTCGACGAGGAACGGTGCTGTGAGGACCCGCCGCTTTACTCGGTCGTCGACACGGAACCCGCGGAGCGCTTTCTCCGCTCCGTCGACGGCGACGACGCCAGCGTGGTCTTCGCGATCGGAGAGCGGACGATCCGCGTCAGGGCCGACGGTACTGTCGCTGTCCGAGACGACTCTCTGTCGCCGAAGTGA
- a CDS encoding DUF367 family protein → MGLTDASAADSVAVDPSLHVRYEGDDDPEKCTARKLARFDLVELHRSDRATPYGVVLNPHAEQALSPADATYDRLVALDCSWESAGEARFSLPGEHRALPYLVAANPVNFGRPMQLTTVEALAAALAIFGRRERAEKILSKFTWGHTFLELNDEPLRRYADCADSSAVVAIQQEYLDRGADS, encoded by the coding sequence TTGGGACTCACGGACGCCTCGGCCGCCGACAGCGTCGCTGTCGATCCGTCGCTCCACGTGCGCTATGAGGGCGACGACGACCCCGAGAAGTGCACGGCGCGCAAACTCGCCCGCTTCGACCTCGTCGAGTTGCACCGTTCGGACCGGGCGACTCCCTACGGCGTCGTTCTCAACCCACACGCCGAACAGGCGCTCTCGCCCGCCGATGCGACCTACGACCGACTCGTCGCGCTCGATTGCTCGTGGGAATCGGCCGGCGAGGCGCGGTTTTCACTCCCCGGCGAGCACCGGGCGCTGCCTTATCTCGTCGCGGCCAACCCGGTGAATTTCGGCCGGCCGATGCAGTTGACGACCGTCGAGGCGTTGGCGGCGGCGCTCGCGATCTTCGGCCGTCGCGAGCGGGCCGAAAAAATTCTCTCGAAATTCACGTGGGGGCACACGTTCCTCGAACTGAACGACGAACCGCTGCGTCGGTACGCCGACTGCGCGGACTCGTCGGCGGTCGTCGCCATACAGCAGGAGTACCTCGATCGGGGCGCGGACAGTTGA
- a CDS encoding DUF5518 domain-containing protein, translating to MNTNWRAVGIGFLVMVIVGAFGLWLPIVGQVGAGLIGGVVAGYIAGGVGNGAWNGLVAGSVSGIVVSILAALLGGLLGLAGGPLGGVLGGAGVFLVGVVITVLFALDSAIGGAIGGFFNR from the coding sequence ATGAACACGAACTGGCGGGCCGTCGGGATCGGCTTCCTCGTAATGGTGATCGTCGGCGCGTTCGGGCTCTGGCTCCCGATCGTCGGGCAGGTCGGCGCGGGGCTCATCGGCGGCGTCGTCGCCGGCTACATCGCCGGCGGCGTCGGCAACGGCGCGTGGAACGGGCTGGTGGCCGGATCGGTGTCTGGGATCGTGGTGTCGATCCTCGCCGCGCTGCTCGGCGGCCTGCTCGGGCTCGCTGGCGGGCCGCTGGGCGGGGTTCTCGGCGGTGCCGGCGTGTTCCTCGTCGGGGTCGTGATCACGGTCCTGTTCGCGCTCGACAGCGCGATCGGCGGGGCGATCGGCGGCTTCTTCAACCGGTAG